A single region of the Pseudalkalibacillus berkeleyi genome encodes:
- a CDS encoding IDEAL domain-containing protein, giving the protein MNKHTSSFQAKMKEQAQQRQKRAEQFFVALAAQLILDESLFEHQREKLSAKIDIALERNDYKSFVELSEQFKKYQNN; this is encoded by the coding sequence ATGAACAAACATACATCATCATTTCAAGCAAAGATGAAAGAGCAGGCTCAACAAAGACAAAAGAGAGCCGAACAGTTTTTTGTCGCCCTTGCCGCCCAACTGATCCTCGACGAGTCACTGTTTGAACACCAAAGAGAGAAGCTGTCAGCGAAAATTGACATTGCCTTGGAACGTAATGATTATAAGTCCTTTGTAGAACTGTCCGAACAGTTTAAGAAATACCAGAATAATTAA
- a CDS encoding HAD family hydrolase, whose translation MIKAVLFDLDGTLFNRTESLRHFIKEQYRRWDHQITNVNMDQYMSDFLKFDENGYVHKESVYLQLIQKYNLTDELKLTLYNDYQEKFHDHCVAMDGMDEMFAYLKNKDIQLGIITNGETVFQTKTIQALSLEDHFQTILISENEGIRKPSEAIFTKCLHQLKVSPKEAIYVGDHPENDIQAAARIGFTTIWIENGCYDEPSIADFKVKDLSHVPMILEQINRRNTVENE comes from the coding sequence TTGATTAAAGCTGTATTATTTGATTTAGATGGCACACTCTTTAATCGTACAGAATCATTAAGACATTTCATTAAAGAACAGTATCGTAGATGGGATCATCAAATCACAAACGTAAATATGGATCAGTATATGTCTGATTTTCTTAAGTTTGATGAGAACGGTTACGTCCATAAAGAAAGTGTTTATCTCCAGTTGATTCAAAAATATAATCTGACCGATGAACTTAAGCTTACATTATATAATGATTATCAAGAAAAGTTTCATGATCATTGTGTAGCTATGGATGGCATGGATGAGATGTTTGCCTACTTGAAAAATAAGGACATCCAATTGGGAATCATCACGAATGGTGAAACTGTATTTCAGACAAAGACAATCCAAGCATTAAGCTTGGAGGACCACTTTCAAACTATTTTAATATCCGAAAACGAAGGCATTCGCAAGCCATCAGAAGCCATCTTTACAAAATGCTTACATCAGTTAAAGGTGAGCCCTAAGGAAGCGATTTATGTAGGCGATCATCCAGAAAATGATATTCAAGCTGCAGCAAGGATTGGCTTTACCACGATATGGATTGAAAATGGTTGCTATGATGAGCCTTCGATTGCAGATTTTAAAGTGAAAGATTTGTCACATGTACCAATGATACTAGAACAGATTAATAGGAGGAATACCGTTGAGAATGAGTAA
- a CDS encoding GAF domain-containing sensor histidine kinase, whose protein sequence is MDVSLINRRERFMNITIMALICIGWGVIIYSTLHLEDFTGDIWTLVLLSAFLLWTELYPIPVWKGITSFSFPLIYTIVLLYGIWYGLIILTSISLVVNLIKKRKQQIVWFNPAQLAIALIAAYLSTNQLLIVTGWTDSTVVGFYYVHLCLFTFVFYLMNNLLIDFVLWLRPQKYAWKDWKQKTIQETIIVLISICYLAVMFALGNQNRGVVDVFSYLFFFSPLVAASVLSAVISKQHREKQRLKALVQLTKELNRTLPSAKWAVSLDERLDEFIQTDATLFIMKDVEENWNVILQNGGVIKGIEKVFTGEWIQLADESIRYASRKQIPDDLATYLYKSIRSVIITPLRVEEDTVGILLVGSEQNQIYQTTDIQFLSTLANQLAVIIKTKMLFSEREKRILLEERNRIAREIHDGIAQTLAGAVMNLESSKRVSEQHEKTSLVNESIDKLRGSLSEVRESIYALRPSPTEKFGVEEAVKAKCEDILKAYSIPVMVKIVGARKDLSPHIEQNVYEIVSEALQNAAKHSNASNVFVTFRYCKGNLVVRVKDNGRGFRLYEALLKANIDAHYGILNMNELAEQIDASFKINSSERYGTVILMIVPLSK, encoded by the coding sequence ATGGATGTTTCACTAATAAACCGACGAGAGCGCTTCATGAACATAACCATAATGGCGCTCATTTGTATAGGGTGGGGTGTAATTATTTATAGTACACTTCACCTAGAGGATTTTACTGGAGACATTTGGACGCTTGTCCTTTTAAGTGCTTTTCTACTATGGACCGAGCTGTATCCAATTCCGGTTTGGAAAGGCATTACGTCCTTCAGCTTTCCATTGATCTATACAATCGTTCTTCTTTATGGAATATGGTACGGTCTAATAATTTTGACAAGTATCAGCTTAGTCGTAAACCTTATCAAGAAAAGGAAACAACAGATTGTTTGGTTTAACCCGGCACAGCTTGCAATTGCACTTATCGCAGCATATTTAAGTACAAATCAACTACTAATTGTTACAGGATGGACTGATTCAACCGTAGTTGGATTTTATTATGTTCATTTATGTCTATTTACTTTCGTCTTTTATTTAATGAATAATCTCTTAATTGATTTTGTATTGTGGCTACGTCCTCAAAAATATGCTTGGAAAGATTGGAAACAGAAAACGATTCAAGAAACGATTATCGTACTAATATCGATATGCTACTTGGCTGTTATGTTCGCGCTAGGGAATCAGAATCGCGGAGTTGTGGATGTCTTTTCATATCTATTTTTCTTTTCACCACTAGTTGCAGCATCTGTTTTAAGTGCTGTGATCAGCAAGCAACATAGGGAAAAGCAAAGGTTGAAAGCATTAGTGCAATTGACGAAGGAACTAAATCGAACACTCCCCTCTGCTAAATGGGCAGTTTCTCTCGACGAACGACTCGATGAATTTATTCAAACGGATGCTACTCTTTTTATTATGAAAGACGTAGAGGAGAACTGGAACGTCATTCTACAAAACGGCGGAGTTATTAAAGGGATTGAGAAGGTATTTACAGGTGAATGGATCCAATTAGCAGATGAGTCTATTCGATATGCCTCACGTAAACAAATTCCTGATGATTTAGCAACTTATTTATACAAATCCATTCGGTCAGTCATCATTACACCGTTACGAGTAGAAGAAGATACGGTAGGAATTTTACTTGTGGGCAGTGAGCAGAATCAAATTTATCAAACAACTGATATTCAGTTTCTATCTACCCTTGCTAACCAACTTGCAGTGATAATAAAAACGAAAATGCTATTCTCAGAAAGAGAAAAACGCATATTACTTGAAGAAAGAAATCGTATTGCTCGGGAGATCCATGATGGTATAGCACAGACACTTGCAGGTGCTGTCATGAACTTAGAATCATCTAAACGAGTTTCAGAACAGCATGAAAAAACATCACTTGTTAATGAAAGTATAGATAAATTACGAGGCAGTCTTAGTGAGGTTCGTGAATCGATCTATGCACTAAGACCTTCACCTACCGAAAAGTTTGGTGTAGAAGAAGCAGTCAAGGCGAAGTGTGAAGACATACTTAAAGCGTACAGTATTCCGGTTATGGTAAAAATTGTTGGCGCTCGGAAAGATTTGTCTCCTCATATAGAACAAAATGTTTACGAAATAGTATCTGAAGCGTTACAAAATGCAGCCAAGCATTCTAATGCTTCAAATGTCTTTGTCACATTCAGATATTGTAAGGGAAACCTTGTCGTACGAGTTAAAGATAATGGACGTGGTTTCCGTCTTTATGAAGCACTTCTGAAAGCGAACATCGATGCGCATTATGGTATCCTTAATATGAACGAACTCGCCGAACAAATTGATGCTTCATTTAAGATCAATAGTTCAGAACGATATGGCACTGTAATACTAATGATTGTGCCATTATCAAAGTAG
- a CDS encoding response regulator: MIKVLLIDDHAILRDGLKNIIAVEEDIAVVGELISGSDVLETIETTDPNVILMDINLPDENGIELTAQVKSHYPDCKVLILTMYKHDEYFMSALKAGADGYILKDAPAEEVIEAIHEVAEGNSILHPSMAKKLVDYHQKKNQVNQNAKDLTDREKDVLICLVEGLSNKQIAERLFISDKTVKIHVSNIFKKLGVKSRSQAIIFAVQNQIVPLP, from the coding sequence ATGATAAAAGTATTGCTAATAGATGATCACGCAATTCTAAGAGACGGTCTAAAAAATATTATCGCTGTTGAAGAAGATATAGCAGTCGTAGGTGAACTGATCTCTGGAAGTGATGTGTTAGAAACGATTGAAACGACGGATCCGAATGTGATTTTGATGGACATTAATTTGCCTGATGAAAATGGGATTGAACTTACGGCGCAAGTGAAAAGTCATTATCCAGATTGTAAAGTACTCATCCTAACGATGTATAAACACGATGAATACTTTATGTCTGCATTGAAAGCAGGTGCAGATGGATATATTTTAAAGGATGCACCTGCTGAAGAGGTAATCGAAGCGATTCATGAAGTTGCTGAAGGTAATTCCATCCTACATCCTAGTATGGCAAAGAAATTAGTCGATTATCATCAAAAGAAGAATCAAGTGAATCAAAATGCAAAGGATCTGACAGATCGCGAAAAGGATGTACTAATTTGCCTCGTAGAAGGGTTAAGTAATAAACAAATCGCTGAAAGACTTTTTATTAGTGACAAAACTGTAAAAATTCACGTGAGTAATATCTTTAAAAAATTGGGTGTGAAAAGTCGCTCTCAAGCCATTATCTTCGCAGTCCAAAACCAAATCGTACCACTTCCTTAA
- a CDS encoding GntR family transcriptional regulator, which yields MNKQQYAYKLLRARILDGSYGPGFRIVIDQIAREIETSAIPIREALRQLESDGLIQFKPYSGAVVTPINENEYLETLSVLAVIEGYATAISGQHFPKERIPDLEEINGKMKQALEDLDFTTFGSQNRAFHALTYEYCDNQYLVENIRSTWKRLDSIRRSGSAFMPVRAKESVREHEEIIRLLSTRAEAHVIEEYVRDHKLNTVKSFYHQRH from the coding sequence ATGAATAAACAACAATACGCGTATAAGTTGTTGCGTGCTCGCATTCTTGATGGCTCGTATGGCCCTGGGTTTCGGATTGTCATTGATCAGATTGCTAGAGAAATTGAAACGAGTGCGATTCCAATTCGTGAAGCATTACGTCAATTGGAATCCGATGGACTCATTCAATTCAAACCTTATAGCGGTGCTGTCGTAACACCGATTAACGAAAATGAGTATTTAGAAACGTTATCGGTACTCGCTGTGATTGAAGGTTATGCAACTGCGATCAGTGGTCAGCATTTTCCAAAAGAAAGAATTCCAGATTTAGAGGAAATCAACGGTAAGATGAAACAGGCTTTGGAGGATCTGGATTTCACAACATTTGGTTCTCAAAATCGGGCATTTCATGCGTTGACCTATGAATATTGTGACAATCAATATCTTGTAGAAAACATCAGGTCTACATGGAAACGACTTGACTCTATTAGGAGATCTGGTTCAGCTTTTATGCCAGTCAGAGCGAAGGAATCGGTTCGCGAGCATGAAGAAATCATACGACTATTATCCACGCGTGCAGAAGCTCATGTCATTGAAGAATATGTTAGAGATCACAAATTGAATACGGTCAAATCTTTCTACCATCAAAGACATTAA
- the hpaI gene encoding 2,4-dihydroxyhept-2-ene-1,7-dioic acid aldolase, translated as MSRFDDLKQRMRGSIAPIITPFKEDDSVDLDALEELIHWHIESGTHGISVTGTTGEPSSLTLEERVQVMERAAKAVNGRVPFVPGTGSTNHQETLYLTQKAKDIGADAAMVIVPYYNKPSQHALYKHFKTIADTVDIPIIIYNIPGRTAVNMDVKTIARLNEDCENIIGIKESNKDFEHVNRVLLHCGRDFLLYSGIELLCYPMLAIGGAGYISATANVMPGRVADVYNYWVNGNIKKAQELHYDLMPLNDVLFKDTNPAPLKAALGMMDRINPQLRLPMDLPNEELQKEIRSVLDQYGLLSKNVGSHA; from the coding sequence ATGTCTAGATTTGATGATTTGAAACAACGTATGAGGGGCTCTATTGCGCCCATTATTACCCCTTTTAAAGAGGATGATTCAGTTGACCTCGATGCATTAGAAGAACTGATTCATTGGCATATTGAGAGTGGGACCCATGGAATTTCCGTAACTGGAACGACAGGAGAGCCAAGTTCACTGACCCTTGAAGAACGAGTCCAAGTGATGGAAAGGGCAGCTAAAGCAGTTAACGGAAGAGTACCTTTTGTGCCAGGAACAGGATCAACCAACCATCAAGAAACGTTATACCTCACCCAGAAAGCAAAAGACATTGGAGCAGATGCCGCTATGGTCATCGTTCCTTACTACAACAAGCCTTCACAACACGCCTTATACAAACACTTCAAAACCATCGCCGACACCGTAGATATACCTATTATCATTTACAACATACCGGGTAGAACAGCCGTCAATATGGACGTGAAAACAATTGCTCGCCTTAATGAAGACTGTGAAAATATCATTGGCATAAAGGAATCGAATAAAGATTTCGAACATGTAAACCGAGTTTTGCTGCATTGTGGAAGAGATTTTCTATTGTATTCAGGAATCGAATTGCTTTGTTATCCAATGCTTGCAATTGGTGGGGCAGGATACATTAGTGCAACTGCGAATGTCATGCCTGGTCGCGTTGCGGACGTTTATAATTACTGGGTTAATGGCAATATCAAAAAAGCACAAGAGCTTCATTATGACCTCATGCCACTGAATGACGTCTTATTTAAAGATACAAACCCAGCACCGTTAAAAGCTGCGCTAGGTATGATGGATCGAATTAACCCACAACTTCGCCTGCCGATGGATCTTCCAAATGAGGAGCTCCAAAAGGAAATACGTTCGGTATTAGATCAATATGGATTACTATCTAAAAATGTTGGGAGTCATGCGTAA
- a CDS encoding fumarylacetoacetate hydrolase family protein produces the protein MKHARFILEGREQFGIVEDGKIVASSGKVYEESDIDVWLAPFKPNKMIGLALNYADHADELGLEKPKEPVLFIKPNSSIVGHKAPVYYPDGATYMHYENELAVVIGKEGRNIKAADAMDYVKGYTIANDVTVRDFVNNMYRPPVRAKGHDTFGPMGPYFVDKEDIPDVNNIELRTYVNGELRQQGNTKDLIYNIEELIEFISSFMTLEPNDVIWTGTPKGISHVYPGDQVRLEIDYLGALENHILDGRTEEVEAGGADHAETKR, from the coding sequence ATGAAACATGCACGTTTTATTCTAGAAGGTAGAGAACAATTCGGGATTGTGGAAGATGGGAAAATCGTAGCTTCATCAGGAAAAGTTTATGAAGAAAGTGATATCGATGTCTGGTTGGCTCCGTTTAAGCCAAACAAAATGATTGGACTAGCTTTAAACTACGCAGATCATGCAGATGAATTAGGCCTTGAAAAACCTAAGGAGCCAGTGCTTTTTATCAAGCCTAACTCTTCGATTGTCGGTCACAAAGCACCTGTCTATTACCCTGACGGTGCCACATATATGCACTATGAAAATGAGTTAGCCGTCGTCATCGGTAAAGAAGGTCGAAACATTAAAGCTGCTGATGCAATGGATTACGTAAAAGGTTATACGATCGCGAATGACGTGACGGTTAGAGACTTCGTCAATAACATGTATCGTCCACCAGTAAGAGCAAAGGGACATGACACATTCGGACCGATGGGACCATATTTCGTTGATAAGGAAGACATTCCGGATGTAAATAATATTGAATTACGTACGTATGTGAATGGTGAATTACGCCAACAAGGGAATACGAAAGATCTCATTTATAACATTGAAGAATTAATCGAATTTATCAGTTCATTCATGACGCTTGAGCCGAATGATGTCATATGGACAGGTACACCAAAAGGTATTTCACATGTCTATCCAGGGGACCAAGTGCGACTCGAAATTGATTACTTAGGGGCATTAGAAAATCACATTTTAGATGGAAGAACGGAAGAGGTCGAGGCAGGAGGTGCCGATCATGCAGAAACCAAACGTTAA